In Quercus robur chromosome 11, dhQueRobu3.1, whole genome shotgun sequence, the sequence CAAGTATTGAGTCCATGTATGAGTCTGGCCCAAAGCTTGAGACCTTCTAATTTGAGGCCCATTACTAGAACTACTCACTTCAAATCTAAATCTATCTCTATCAACCTTTTCGACCAAAGAGTTAATAAGGGGCTCTAGAGCCTTAGGAATCTGTCCTCTACTTCATGCATCCCTACATACCCATCTAGGAAGCTCCTCGTTAAGCTTATCTAGATTGAACAAAACCATTGTATCATCATTATTTGTTTCAGAGCCAGTCCTTGGATTCTCTCTCAAAACACCATTAGTCATAAAAGGTCTATTTTCTTCAACCCATGTCCATTGAAGAAAGGAATCTGTTGGGAGTGCCCATGGAGGACGCAAGGTAAAAGTTGATGTGTTGTTAGGGTTAGGGAATGGTTAGAGGTGTTAAAAGGTTCATGATCAGGGATGGGGTTGGGAGGAAGGTTTGTGCCATGGGTATGGTCAGGGGAAGAACTTAGGGTGTTCAAGGGGGTGGGAGGGATTGAGGGATTGCCTAAggatagggaaaaaaattgcaaagtttAGGGttgcattttcattttcaaactgGGAAGTAGGAAGGAGAGGTTGGGGAGGGGAAAGACTATTAGGATTAGGAATATTGGGTGTTTCAGGGTTTGGGAAATTTAGGTGTTTGCCTTCCTGGGAATGGGATGAGGAGTTGGGGTGATGCTAATTTGGGTCAAGGTGGATAGGGCTGTTGTGATTATGTGTATGGTGGGTTGGTTGTAGGTTCCTATATCTAACTTGGGTTGTCCAGCAACGTCTTCTGTTATAGAAAGCCCTAAGCTCATTATGGAAGTGTGACTCCAAggaatcaaaaccaaattgaaCCTGGTGAATGTGTTGAATCCAGTGTCGTTGACCGATAACCATCCTTTCAATCTCGTCCATACTCTCACTACATTGGCCTCTTGTATGACCTATCAAACCGCATGGAACATAAAGTTTGTGAACCCTATCATATCTGCATTGCACCCAAGTTTGAGATCCATCATCAAGACAAAGCATGAAACCTACAGTGAGTGGCATCCATGGATCAATTCTTACTTTGACTCGCATGAATCTTATATTTCTGTGTATTTGATCCTCCCAATCAACCCTTTCAAAGATACCCATTATCTGACCCATACATTCTGCCAATTCTGGGTATTGGTATTCCAGAGGTAACCCATGCAATTGAACCCACAGAGAAACataatttagttgtaatttgcTCAGGACCAAATTTGGTCTCCATTTCTCCAATACAAGAAAAGCTCCATCCACTGCCCATGGTCCTTCAAAGCAAAAGTAAATCAGATCCTCCAAGAGCTCGAAGTGGAATATATAAAAGAAGGAATCTCTTCCTATAACTAAAACAGCACCTCTGACCCGCCATGCAGAATTGATTGTCAACTGTAGGTGATGAATAGAGAACTTCCTATAGTCTAAAATGAAACCAATGGCACATTGACCCTAGAAATACCTTTGCATGTGGATATTTTCAGAATCCGCTTCAAGAACAAGGCCATACTGAGCAAAAGGTGTTTCATTGTCCTCACTGGGCTGAGAGGAAGCTTCAGAATCTTCAATAAAGGGACCAGCACTGACCTTTGACCCACTACTCTCAGTCCAACCAAACTCCCTTACTAGAAACTGGTCCCCCATGTCTAGcaacaacaaaaggaaaaacacaCAAGGGTCCAAAAACAAAGTAAGACCTAGAGAAGAACAAGACAAAGGGGACGACAAAACGCAGTCAAAAGGTAGAtttgaaaaagaagagaaaagaagctAGGTGAGAAAGGAGTTGAAAAGGTAACAAGAGGTGAGGCAGCAAGTATAAACAAAAGGCATAAAACTAAAGTCTACTTATTGGTTTTGGCAAAACCATAACTCAAGAAGAATAAAGGCAAGTGGTTGAAACAATGAGATGAAGGATAGTGATAAGTAAGTAGTAAATGAGGATCTGTTGATTAGAGTAGTGAAGGGTATAAGGAAAAGGCATTTTGGGTAAAGCAAAGATGGTTTTAGGGTGTTGCTTTGAACCTAAGAGGCACCGTCGAAAAGCTTGGTAGAAACAAAGCCCTCTAGtgtgagagagattttttttttctaatcactTGTGATGTTACAATTGATATGTTATCGGGATGACtcacattaaaattatttttcttttaataatttttttattcctataaaaaaaatacaaatggaaaaaaaaaacatttaatgaaaatacacaattttacacacacacatatacttgaatcaccttgaagTAAGTCAAGCCACATACTCAAaaacgtctctctctctctctctctccattctaCGGTACAAcgtaaatttatattaattgtaGAGACATAAAAAGTGATAAATGTGTAGAACATTTGTCACTTTTGTGTGTGttaataatgtaaatttatattacaAGTACATTGTAAACATATAAAGGTCCTTTATTTATATACACAATAGTACTTAATAGAACATTAATTTAACCAAATCACACAATTAATTAGAATTTATTGCGACAAAAATGggaataaattttaaataaatatttaaatgattttattcATATTGGGAATACAAGTGCATAGACAAGTAGAAAGTCTTGCTTGTTTGGTCTAAACATTTCTAGCTAAAAGAACTTCAGCAATCAACTTATCCAAGTTTTGGAATGAAGAACCACCAGGCTTGGTGGAATCCTTTGCTTTTGTTTTCCACTCCTTTACATTCTTCTTAATTTCGTTACCTTTTTCACCATCAATTAACTCTCTCACTAGCTTCTCCACTTCATCTCTTTGAACATTATTATCTACCTCCATTGCGATGCCCCATTCAACACAACAGTATCGACAATTCATCTGTTGATCACCAAAGAAGGGCCAAGAGATCATTGGAACTCCACAACACACACTCTCAAGTGTTGAATTCCACCCACTATGTGTCAAAAAACCCCCAATTGATGGGTGCTTTAGGATTTTTTCTTGAGGGCACCAGCTTGCTAACATGCCTCTATCTTTAGTTTCGATAACAAATTCAGGTGGAATAATAGCTGAATCACCTCCAACAAGATCAGGCCTTATAATCCACAAGAAGGGTTTTTCACTATTTGCTAACCCCCAAGCAAACTCAATGAGTTGCTGAGGTGTCATGATAGTTATACTACCATAATTTACATATACTACAGAGTTGGGTTCTTTTGAATTTAGCCATTCTACACACCCTGGTTCTTCCTTCCATAGATTGGAACCTATTGATTCCAAGTTATTGTCCTTAATTTGGTCCACAAACGACACAAGTGGTCCAATGGTGTATATACAAGGAAGCATGTTGGATAATGCATCCAACACTTCCTTTTCAAAGGGGTCGAATGTGTTCAAAATGACAGctgaagcttttgaagctctTTCAGTTTCATGGATGAAGAAGTTGAACATGATATCATTCTCATTTGTTATTCTAACAAAACTTGGAATATCCTTAAAACGAATATTTTTCATTCTCGGAATCCAATCTATTACAGTTTCCAAGTATCCATTTGTCAAATAGCTCGCATCTGTGAATCACACAGTGTTGATCATTGTGAATAGCATAATCCAAGTAAAATACTAAGAACTAGCATACaaatattcaattaaaaaagaagtgaaaagagaaacctttataattttataaatattgtgTAATTAGAcatatagaaaattttattgcaaatttTCCACGTATATCTCTgctttatgtttgattttaaatCAAAGCTAACATGTATAACATTTGAATGTGATTTTAGTAATGTAGACAAGAAAGATGTGTACACATCAAATACCAATGTCAATTTACAATGATACAAATTTAGGAGATCATCCTTGtttaaaatttgcaatttccttatatttttattcatatataaGTCATGGTTTTGAAATCCGGACCGTTCAATGAACCATAAGTgggagaggttcaagatttttaaggTTGGACCGAGATCGAACCGAagtcgaaccgtgatgatgtcataattaatttaataattatttaaaatataaataaa encodes:
- the LOC126706178 gene encoding 7-deoxyloganetin glucosyltransferase-like — its product is MDSVRAGVKPHVVCIPIPLQGHINPMLQLAKLLHHKGFHVTFVNTEYNHKRLLRSRGPNSLDGLPGFHFETIPDGLPPSDADVSQDIPSLAESLPKACLVPLCNLITKLNDTSYSNVPPVTCIVADGCMSFTLDAADKFGIPCVMFWTPSACGFMSVMHFRHFVERGLVPLKDASYLTNGYLETVIDWIPRMKNIRFKDIPSFVRITNENDIMFNFFIHETERASKASAVILNTFDPFEKEVLDALSNMLPCIYTIGPLVSFVDQIKDNNLESIGSNLWKEEPGCVEWLNSKEPNSVVYVNYGSITIMTPQQLIEFAWGLANSEKPFLWIIRPDLVGGDSAIIPPEFVIETKDRGMLASWCPQEKILKHPSIGGFLTHSGWNSTLESVCCGVPMISWPFFGDQQMNCRYCCVEWGIAMEVDNNVQRDEVEKLVRELIDGEKGNEIKKNVKEWKTKAKDSTKPGGSSFQNLDKLIAEVLLARNV